One part of the Malus sylvestris chromosome 2, drMalSylv7.2, whole genome shotgun sequence genome encodes these proteins:
- the LOC126611794 gene encoding naringenin,2-oxoglutarate 3-dioxygenase, translating into MAPATTTLTSIAHEKTLQQKFVRDEDERPKVAYNDFSNEIPIISLAGIDEVEGRRGEICKKIVAACEDWGIFQIVDHGVDAELISEMTGLAREFFALPSEEKLRFDMSGGKKGGFIVSSHLQGEAVQDWREIVTYFSYPIRHRDYSRWPDKPEAWREVTKKYSDELMGLACKLLGVLSEAMGLDTEALTKACVDMDQKVVVNFYPKCPQPDLTLGLKRHTDPGTITLLLQDQVGGLQATRDDGKTWITVQPVEGAFVVNLGDHGHLLSNGRFKNADHQAVVNSNSSRLSIATFQNPAQEAIVYPLSVREGEKPILEAPITYTEMYKKKMSKDLELARLKKLSKEQQLQDLEKAKVDTKPVDDIFA; encoded by the exons ATGGCTCCTGCTACTACTACGCTCACATCCATAGCGCATGAGAAAACCCTACAACAAAAATTTGTCCGAGACGAAGACGAGCGTCCAAAGGTTGCCTACAACGACTTCAGCAACGAAATTCCGATCATCTCGCTTGCCGGGATTGATGAGGTGGAAGGACGCCGGGGCGAGATTTGCAAGAAGATTGTAGCGGCTTGTGAGGACTGGGGTATTTTCCAGATTGTTGACCATGGGGTTGATGCTGAGCTCATATCGGAAATGACCGGTCTCGCTAGAGAGTTCTTTGCTTTGCCATCGGAGGAGAAGCTCCGCTTCGACATGTCCGGTGGCAAAAAGGGTGGCTTCATCGTGTCCAGTCATTTACAG GGAGAAGCTGTGCAAGATTGGCGTGAAATTGTGACCTACTTTTCATATCCGATTCGTCACCGGGACTATTCGAGGTGGCCAGACAAGCCTGAGGCCTGGAGGGAGGTGACAAAGAAGTACAGTGACGAGTTGATGGGGCTGGCATGCAAGCTCTTGGGGGTTTTATCAGAAGCCATGGGGTTGGATACAGAGGCATTGACAAAGGCATGTGTGGACATGGACCAAAAAGTCGTCGTGAATTTCTACCCAAAATGCCCTCAGCCCGACCTAACCCTTGGCCTCAAGCGCCACACCGACCCGGGCACAATTACCCTTCTGCTTCAAGACCAAGTTGGGGGCCTCCAGGCTACACGGGATGATGGGAAAACGTGGATCACCGTTCAACCAGTGGAAGGAGCTTTTGTGGTCAATCTTGGAGATCATGGTCAT CTTCTGAGCAATGGGAGGTTCAAGAATGCTGATCACCAAGCAGTGGTGAACTCAAACAGCAGCAGGCTGTCCATAGCCACATTCCAGAACCCAGCGCAAGAAGCAATAGTGTATCCACTCAGTGTGAGGGAGGGAGAGAAGCCGATTCTCGAGGCGCCAATCACCTACACCGAGATGTACAAGAAGAAGATGAGCAAGGATCTTGAGCTTGCCAGGCTGAAAAAACTGTCCAAGGAACAGCAACTGCAGGACTTGGAGAAAGCCAAAGTGGATACAAAGCCAGTGGACGACATTTTTGCTTAG